The window TGTGGGGTAGTAAGGCATTACACAGGCTGACCATCACGCTCACAACACCTGGAAATGAACAGAGAGAGCACAAATTGTTGGCACTTTGTCATAAGAAAAGTCTGAAGAGTCCATGACGTTTTGCTGGATGGTTCTTCAAGTGCCCTTAAAACCATCAGAGCACACCTCAGCAGCGGGAGCTTGAGGCATGGATTCACATGGCAAAGCACAGGATGGTGGAAGGGTCCCTCCTATCCAGCCAGCCAGCTATGCTGGGAGGCACAAGCAAATACAGCTTGCATCAGAGGCCTGGATTCTCACCAACATGTGAATTTCCAAACAGATTGACAAAGGACCTCAGCCCCCAAAACCACACACCACAGGTGAATGTTACAGACAACATCACCCCAATTGCCAGTGAAGCTTGGTTAGGACAAATTTAATCAGCAATGAAATCAGGGAGAGGGCAGGGAGAGCTTTAATGAACAAGAAAGACTCAGCACAAATACTGCTTGCAAACCATTTCATTTCCGAGGGCAGGTATACTGTCCTTGTATCATTTCAATTTGACAGAGAAATGAATATGCCTTCTCACCTTTCTGCTGAATGCAACCACAATCAAAAATTACTTCTGAGACAGTTAATAACAACTTTGAGAGTATCAGCAGAATCATCTAAAACACCACTTAAATTTGGCAATTCTAGATGGTTTTGAAATAACAGGTgaataatatattttcatttgccTCCgtgggcagccagagcagagaaaATTACTGTAAGAcattttttttgacaaaaacTTAAGATAAACAGCTCAGCTTCTTTTTGTCAGGAGTAACAGAGTGggtgtatatataaaatgctGTAGGCAGGATGTCTCTGCAGTTTAACAAGGCCTCTAGCACTCCACCACACAGAAAACTCATTAACACACCAGAGAATCATGGCACAGATCAATTCAGATGAAGAACACAGATTGTAAGTGAAGAGATTGCAAGTGAAGAGATAAGTGTCATGCTAAATCAGGCTGGGTAGAATATCAAGAAGGAACTTCTAAGATCCCATATCATTAATCAACTACCAGCAGTCCAAGGCAGAGCTGGTCCTGCTCTACCCTACCCAGGGAATGGCACTACAGTAGCAGACTTCTAGTTCAAAATGTGTGGAGGATATTTATTAAACTCCAGAAGGCTCACCATCCTGCCTGACTTGACTTAAACACATGAAGCCTTACATCCACATTATGTTGAACCCTTCCTCATTTAACACACTCTGTGCAAGTCCTccttctcaaagaaaaaaaaaaatctcttgtaCTGTTCTGTATTTTGACTACTTCTCAATCCTCTCTCCTTAAAACCATTCTCTTAGTAAGCCTGTATAGGGGTAAAATGCCATTCAAAAGATTCTTTGATcaacatatattttatttattatgaacttttttattaagaactgcatttattaagaacttttattaaaaaattattaaatcacatttattaacaactgcaataaaaattaCAATTGCATCATCTTGTTTTTTTGTGAAGGACAGAAGTAATTGTCACAGACAGTCAAAGTCCCAGACAGACACATAATGAATAACATTCTGTCAAATGCATTATTCTCAATGTTGTCAACATTTCCAGCCATCCATGTCCtctatttgttttgctttattagATCCCTCTGGACTCTCCCTTGAATCTGTCAAATATGACTGAAATATaccattgtcatggtttaaaacccaaccacagtctctctctcaccgCCACCACCACCCCACCACCCCCAACACCACCCCACACTCCTGGgggggatagggaggagaatcgaaggaatgtaactcccacgggttgagataagagcagttcagtaactaaggtataacacaaaccactgctgctaccaccaataaaaataattatagaggaaataaacaaggggagagaatacaataccacccgccaaaacaagcccaacccagaagagagcaagcGAGAGCCCTTCCAGCAAACTCCCAGTTACTTCcccaggcatgatgtgctgtggtatggaatacctctttgactagtttggactgggtgtcctatctctgcttcctcccagtctcccctccttccctggcagagcatgagactcacaaagtcctcggtcagagtaaacatttgagcagtaactacaaacataagtGCTAccagcaccgttcccaggccaaaagtcaaaacacagtgctgccccagctaccaagaaggagaaaaaatgactgctactgctgaacccaggacaaccaTGAACCTGCTAACTCCAAAAGAAGTATCCCagatattaaaatatacatGCATGAACAGGAGTTCTGTGGGTTACTCCAGATGAGCTTGCACCGCTTTCATGCCTGCTGCCTCTTCATGAGACAGAACAGCTCACACATGCACtcatgtgtcatggtttgagcatgttttgagggtgtttttgttcaaggttttttccagccaggtggaggaggggagtccgggaggaaggagagacaggacacctgatccaggctaggcaatgaggtattccataccatagcacgtgatgcccaggatgcatactgggagagagagagcaggaggggtagagctctagaggaaaatggaggagggagcacgcggtgctcggccgggcagggtggagtgagttatgggtcggtggctggtgaggtgttgtattcttttcacttgctgtttgctgtatcattattatttgtagtagtaaatggcagtaggggttttgtgttatgccttagcaattaaaccgttcttatctcaatccgtgagggctacattctttggattttccttcctaacgctccaggagttgggggacttggtttaaaccacgacatcatGATACCACCAAAATTCAGGGTTGGTCAATATTCCTCCCTTGTGAGGACAGGAGCATGGTAGCCACTTGAAGCATTTCTGGGCATGGATGGCTGATCTGTGGTTTGATGACAGCCATGGCAATACTTGCAAAGCCAAATCACAAACCAGTAGGTCTTAATGCAGAGTCAGTGGCTCAGATCCATAATACAGACTTGTGTTACTTTTGCCTACAACACATACATCCTTCTCATACATGTAAGCAACACTGTGTAAGGAAATATACATACCTATAAATGGGTGTGTCTAATGGCTTTGATGGAAAAGACAAACAATGAAGAGCATAGTCCTTCAAAAACATGGCATGCGGCAGGAACCGTGCCATGGTATAAGGCTGAAAAATacaggacctgatgaaatccatccatggctCCTGAAGGatctggcaaatgaagttgctaagccactggccatcatatttgaaaaatcctgtcagacaggtgaagttcctgatgactgcaaaaagggaaatataacccccattttcaagaaggggaaaatggatgacccggggaattacagaccagtcagtctcacctctgtgcctggcaaaatcttggagcagattctcctggaaggcatgctaaggcacatgaaaaacaacaaggtgcttggtgacagccagcatggcttcactaaggggaaatcctgcctgaccaatttggtggccttctatgatggggctatggaactgatggacaggggtaaagcagctgatgtcatctacctggacttgtgcaaagcgttcaacactgtcccacacgacattcttgtctctaaattggagagacatcaatttgataggtggaccactcagtggataaagaactggctggatggcagcatgcaaagagttgtggtcaatggctcaatgtccactGGGAGAACAGTAACAAgtgctgtccctcagggattggtgttgggacatCCTtctcactgacatggacagtgggattgagtgcgccctcagcaagttcgctgatgacccaaagctgtgtggttcagttgatatttatatgctggagggaaggaatgctatccagagggaccttgacacgcttgtgaggtgggctgatgccaacctcatgaagtttaaccatgacaagtgcaaggtcctacacctgggtcagagaaatcccaggcacagctacaggtggggcagagaagagattcagagcagccctgcagagaaggacttgggggtgttggttgatgagaaaatgaacatgagccagcagtgtgcactcacagcccagaaagccaactgtatcctgggctgcatcaaaaggagcgtgaccagcaggttgaaggaggtgatcctgcccctctactctgctctcgtgagacctcacttggagtattgtgtgcagttctggtgccctcaacataaaaaggacatggaactgttggaacaagtccagaggagggccatgaggatgatcaggcgactggagcacctcctgtatgaagacaggctgagaaagttggggctgttcagcctggagaagagaaggctgcgtggagacctcataacagccttccagtatctgaaaggggcttataaggatgctggtgagggactcttcattagggactgtagtgacaggacaagggataatgtgttaaaacttaaacaggggaagtttagactgcatataaggaagaagttctttactgtgagagtgatgagGCACTAGAAAGGGTTGCcgagggaagttgtgaatgctccatccctggaggtgttcaaggccaggctggacagagcccttggatgatatggtttagtgtgaggtgtccctgcccatggcaggggggttggaactggatgatcttaaggtcctttccaaccctaactattctatgattctgttctatgattctatgaacagttatgcaaaatagaaaaaaactgTCTATAGAATTATGCTGTATTTCTGCTCTTGAATAAACAAGAGAAACTAACTGCAGTTGACCTGAAGGCACAGAACATTCAAGTACTgctttttaaaggcatttttgtctccaaatgcctttttttttttcaagtgaagtAATTTTGGGttataatttctatttaatggaaataaatttgGAAGGCTTCTTGGCTGTGACCACAGACATTCTGAGCCACTTacttaaatttctttcttttgttatcCTCTAATTAACTTGCTCTCTTCAAAGGCAGAACTTTTCAAATAGTCTTCTTccaaattcttctttcttttatgtACTTCCTATTACTACTGTTCTTCAAACAATAAGGgcaaattaaagaaagaatagGTACTAGACTGCAACTATATCAATCAGATACTTCATATTTCCAGTCTTCTAACTATCGTTAAATGCTTCCTTACAATGGACATCGGGTACCTTTCTCTGAATAGCACAAATGCAAATATCAGGCAAAACCTTACTGCTACACATAAAATACTGCCCAATCTTCTGCTTTACATACATGCAGCCTCATTCTTGCTTCCTATTAGCAATCCAGCAAATTGTAAAATAACAGCAATCTTGTGTTACTGCACCTTCCTTGAGGAGTATGCTCCCCCTAGCACTTGCATAAATGTTACCCGAATCAATAACCTCGTAATTAAAGTCCCCagcattttggcttttttacAAGTCTCCTtatctgaaatagaaaaaaaaaaaaaaaccaaccacccTAATTTCTTGCTCTACTTTTTCAAATTGCCTTGGAAACAGAACAAGAATGATTCGGTCACCCCTCTGTCCTTAACCCCTGAATTAACTATTGCTGTAATGTCAATGAAAATcggtttgttttcctctgcagacACAAcatcattttcttcccagtatcGCTTATTCCTTTTCTCATTCTTCTAGTTTATCACTAACCCATAAATCCTGATTTTGATAATACTAGTAGTAGTTTTGTCTTGGGATTCTTTTTGTCTCAGGagtttggttgtgttttgttttacttccagtaataaaaaaaacaaagaaactgaaatgctaAGGACAAGAAAACACTGGTAAGCAAATGACTGGGTCTGACAAACAATCAATTATCTGCACAGCTCAGCTACCAGAACATATCAagggtgaaatcctgcctccaTTAATGTCAACAGTATTTTTGTCATTGACTTCAACTGAGCTAGAATTTCACTGTAGAAATACTGTTTGTGACTAAACGTGAGAAACCCACACAAGAAACACTGCAAGCTTACCTCAGAACATCACTTCTCAGGAAACTAAAAGCAGCACTTCTAAGTGTTGAAATTAGACTAAAAAACTTTCTAGATCATTTACTCATAAAAGATTACGCAGAAAGAAGATAGCGCTATTAGCACTATGGAAGTAGGATACAGTTATATTCACATACTCTAGGGAAAACTATCACTTGCATGATTTTGGACACTGCTTGCCCCAGCATCTGATAATGAAGGGCCACATCCTGCTCTTTACTCCAAAAGAAGGAAATCTTTTGGATCAATGGCAGTGGCACACACCTGCCCATCCAGCCTCAGATTTCTTCAGCCTTCACTATCACACTGCCTCAACCTAGAGCTAAGTTTATTGCATCGATAGTTCCTTACAGAAATCACAAAAATCTCAAAAACACTGTCCAATGGGAAATCAAAAatcttttcccctctctctcccaagtaatataaataaaaattacattgaaaaagttttgcttttatgcCAAGGTATGGTACAGTTGCAATCAGCTAACATGGAGAGTTGCTTGTCCATTTTTGCCTACAACCTCTGCCCACAGAGAAAGTGGAACAAACATAAACCAGCCCTTTGACATCCCAGCAGCTGAACACAGGGCATAGAGGGATGTGGCCTGCCTGTGGGTACCAGTTGTATTTTCAGAGTTCATGACTCCCAGCCAAGTATGTCAAAGCAGCTGTCTGCCCCAAGTGTGTGCACCCATGATTAAAGAGATATGACTCTGCTAATCCAGCCCTGATTTGGGAAGAAGGATGAATATTTACACAACAGCACCACCACAGATAAGCTTCTGGGACCGTAAAAAACCACAGTCAGTCAAGGCTGATCAGGTAGAGATGATTCATTTGAGAAAACCTGCACCTTGACCTTTCATGAGTTTCTGAGTGCCAACAGGCTGTCAAAATTTATGGAGAAAAGAGGTGTAATCAGCCAGTGCTTGTGATGACCTTTTAATAAGTAAATGGTTGAGGCAGGCACAGCTTCTGAACAGAATGAGAAATTGGATTTGTAAGTACATCTACTGTTTGCTGGGGAGGTGACGAAGTCCACCCCTGGGCTTGTTCCAGCATCCCTCTCCAATACTGATATACACATACATCTACATGTACATATAGATctaaatacacatacacatgtacatatatattgtACATATATGCATACCCACACACGTACACAGTTGGAGCAGAAATGGTGAAGCCCGTAGAGCTTGTCCGTGCACCCTGTGCCGTGAGAAGGGCCGTTCACTGGCGAACGTGGAGAGCGGTGCCAGTAGGAGCCTCCCAGCCCCTGGCTCCCAGCCCAGCGCGGCCGGAGGGCGCCGGCCAGGACAAGCCTCCAGGACAAGCACAAACCGCCCTCCGGCCGCCCGGCGGAGGAGCCCCCGGGAAGCGGAGGAGCGGGGGAGCTGGTGCCGGCCACGGCGACAGGTggcagcggcggcggccccCGGCTAAAAGCAGCAGCCGCGCCAAGCCCGACCCGCCGCTCCGCCGTCGGGACACGGGGCCCCGGCGAGCAGGGGCGATGCTGCACCTGCCGCGCATAAAAGTCATGGGGCGGCGGGACAGCGGAGGGCGCCATGAAGGCCGGCGGGGGGGCGGCGGGTTCGGGCTGCGGGAGGCGGCGGCGACGGGCGCGGGGCTGCGGCGtggggcggcgggcggcggccaACGCCCGGGAGAGGGACCGCACGCACAGCGTGAACGCGGCCTTCGGCGCCCTCCGCCGGCTCATCCCCACCCGGCCGGCTGACCGCCGGCTCTCCAAGGTGGAGACGCTGCGCCTGGCCGCCAGCTACATCGCGCACCTGGCCAacgtgctgctgctggagcaggccGAGGGCACGGCGGCCgcccagccctgcccacagCCTGTGCCGCCAGGCACCACCGCGCCGCGACCCATCTGCACCTTCTGCCTGAGCGAGCAGCGGAAGCGGGTAAGGGCCCAGCCAATGCCAGTCTTGGGAGTGATCCTCTGGGAGGGTGGCTCTCAGTCTACACTGTGGGTTTGGGATTGTCCCAGCCTAGGGTTTAGGGCGTCTTCGGTGTCCTCTAACCTGGGCTTTTCATCTCTGGCACAGCACCAAGAAGAAGAGAAACCACCTCCTGGTCCAGCCATAGGTGGACATTGAATCGGCTGAGAACCTTGCACCCATCTTGCGCTGACTTGTACAACTGCTCAGGGTAACCTCGCCGCACTTGTTCTGTATGTTTACATTTGAATAACACCGTCCTAAAAGAGTTACTTTTGAAGCCTATGCGCTTTGTTTCACATTGTGACAGGTTTATTCAGGGTGTTTTGCCACTGAAATGGAACACTGTTGAGACAGTTGCACCTGGTGTAGCAGCTATTTTAGTGCGAGAAATGTTAAACCTAAGCAGCCAAGCCCTGATCTTGATGTGTCCTAAACCTGTGGCACATGATGAAACTTGAACTTCCAAACACAGTGTCTGCTGTCTGGGAAGCTGTCATGAATGTGTCATGGTGGCtgcctccagcccagcccaggctgcCACCCACTCCTCCAGCTGCATGCTAATTCTTAGGCTGAGGCCCGATACCAACAGCTGACACACTCGAGAGGTCTGAACGATGCTGGTAGAGTATTTTAAGGCGTTcacagaaaatgggaaaacataCAGTGAAAGCACTCCTGCCTGCTGTACACGTAGGCACAGTGGTGCACAGACCCGGGCCATAGCCAGGACAGGAAAGTGGAGAAGCACTATGTAAGCGATGCTCTTTTACTAGTGGTGCAAGTCGTGCCACCTCTTCAAATAGCGTGGGATATTCCTAAACCTGGCAAGCATGGGGGAGGGAGGGTTTCCCAAGGGCTCTCTACATTTATCCATCAGCCAGGTCATTCCCAAACTGTGCCTGTACATCACTGATGTAACTTATCTCCCCTCAGTTTATTAACTcatatgtgttttattttttcttttagaaggaAGTCTAAAAGGCAAATATGCATGTTATGTTTTCCATTTGGGATATTAGTGAAATAGCAGGCTAAAATCTTAAAACCCTAGTAATGGTggatattttttataaaaaagtaTACAGATAGCTTAATTTTGCAATGGTTTTTAtagttatttatatttaattaagCCTTAATTAATCTGAACTTGTTACTCTGGGAGGCACTCTGTATTCTTTCAAAGCTTGCTAACTGGTAACCAATTAGATATTACAAAGAATTCTTCCAtgtcagggtggtgagacataggaacaggttgcccagagaagctgtggctgcccatccctggcagtgttcgtggccaggttggacggagctttgagcaacctggtctagcagaaggagtccctgcccatggcagggggttggaaatagatgatgtctaatgtcccttccaacccaaaccattctgtgattctatgattatgattAACTGTACCACTTGGAGAAGGACTGCAAAGAAGGCTTGTCTTATTCTCCTTCCCCATCTGCCATCTGTTCAGTTCTCCAGCCAGCCTTGCTGCTTTACCCAGACGTGAGGACTGTGGAAGCAACTGCATTGCTCACTTCACTTTCTGCAtagtattttctcttcttcctctaaCTACGTGCAAAGCAAATTCTGGCATTTATTATGAAGAAGTTAGCAACAAAATCTTGGTATATCTCTCACACAATGCTTCatggttttagtttttcttctcccctccccccccacagTGACCACCTTTCCTTCATCATGa of the Melopsittacus undulatus isolate bMelUnd1 chromosome 4, bMelUnd1.mat.Z, whole genome shotgun sequence genome contains:
- the LOC117435990 gene encoding transcription factor 15-like translates to MKAGGGAAGSGCGRRRRRARGCGVGRRAAANARERDRTHSVNAAFGALRRLIPTRPADRRLSKVETLRLAASYIAHLANVLLLEQAEGTAAAQPCPQPVPPGTTAPRPICTFCLSEQRKRVRAQPMPVLGVILWEGGSQSTLWVWDCPSLGFRASSVSSNLGFSSLAQHQEEEKPPPGPAIGGH